The DNA segment GGCCTGTTTGGCGGCCGGTGGTCAGGAGTACCTCCGGCCAGATCGTGCCGCAGCGGACCGAGCCCGGGTCGACCGGTCTCTCAAAACCCAATATCGACGTCTCGCCGCCGAGGCCCACCGCCGGCTCGTCGAACTGGGAACCCTCGATCCCAAGGAATACCAACGAGGCGTCAACCAGCGCGACCGGGACGCCGACCAACGCGAAGCCCATGCCGACCAACGCGAAGCCGATGCCGATGAACGTGAACGCCTCATCGACGAACGTGAGCGGATCGCTGATGAGCGCGAACGCCTGGCCGAGGAGCGGGAAAGCCTGGCGGAGGAGCGCGAACGGGCCACCGACGAGCGCGAACGGGCCACCGACGAGCGCGACCAGGCCGCCGACGAACGTGACCAGGCCGCCGACGCTCCTGGCCGTGACCCTCACCGGCCGTCGTCCGAGCACGCGGTGAGTGACTAACTGAGTGACAATCGCGCGGCATCCAACCGGACCACACCGCACAACCACGTACCAGACGCACGCGGCGACGAGCGTGACGAGCCAGCTCCCGACCCCGCGGGGCATGCTTCGGGACGAAGAGGTCGTGGGTTCAAATCCCGCCACCCCGACGCAGGTCGCAGGGGGTGTCACCATCAGGTGGCACCCCCTTTGACGTCCTCTGAGTGCGCGGCTCCTTGCATGAGCGGAGCGGTTGACGCGGGAGTCCGGGCCGAGCGGTTGACCCTGCCCCTGGGGCAAGGGCGAGGTTGGGGCCACCGCTCGCGCTCACCGGAGGGAGCCCCGCCGTGCTGACCACGGATCCGACGCTCGACTTCTACCTGGAGCCGGGGAGGATGACCTCGCCCGGGCGTTACCGGGAGGTGTTCGACGGCCTGCCCCGCGACCTCGGCGCTCTGGCCCGGGTCGGGCACGGCCTGCTCGTCCACGAGCACATCGCCCCCGCCTACGGGCTGACACTCACCGACGAGCAGCGCGGCCCTGTGCACATCCGCCCGGTGGAGCAGTTGCTCGAACGGCTGCTGGCCGACGACGACAGTCCGCTCACCGCTCCGCGTCCACCCGAGAGGCGGCTCGCGGGCAACTGCCGGCACTTCACGGTGCTGATGGTTGCCATGTTGCGCCACCAGGGTGTGCCCGCGCGGGCGCGATGCGGATTCGGCGGATACTTCCCGACCGAGGCGTACGAAGATCACTGGGTGTGTGAGTACTGGCATGCCCGAGGCGGGCGGTGGGCCCTGCTCGACGCGCAGATCGACGACGTGCAGCGCGGGATCTTCCCGATCGACTTCGACGTCACCGACGTGCCCCGCGAGCGGTTCCTAGTCGCGGGCGACGCGTGGGCGAGGTGCCGCGCGGGGGACGCCGACCCGGCGAAGTTCGGCCTCACCGGGCTGGACGAGTTCGGCGCCTGGTGGATCGCTGGCAACCTCGTACGCGACGTCGCCGCCCTCAACAACCTGGAGATGCTGCCCTGGGACGACTGGGGTGCGATGCCCGGGCCGGACGAGGAGATCCCGGGCGAGTGGATCGCTCTGTACGACAGACTCGCCACGCTCACCGCATCGCCCGACGCCGGGTTCGAGGAGCTCCGCGCGGCCTTTCGAAGCGATGATCGGGTACGGGTCCCGCAGACTGTCCGCAACGCGGTCCTGAACCGGAGCGAGTCGCTGTGAAGCGCCTGGGGTTCGACGGATCGTGCGGTCTCGGCGAAGATGAGCCGGGTGAGTACACGGCCGCAACGGAGCGTTGACAGCTCTCCCGACGAGCTGCTCACCATCGGCGCGTTTGCCCGCCGGTCAGGCCTGTCGATGAAGGCGTTGCGCCTCTACGACCGGTGCGGGTTACTCAAGCCCGCCGACGTCGACCCGGGCAACGGCTACCGTCGCTACCACGCGAGTCAGCTCTTCACCGCGAGGCTGATCGAGATGCTGCGCTGGGTCGACATGCCGCTCACCGACATCGCGGAGGTCGTGTCCGCGCCGGGCGAGCGTGGCGCGGAGATCCTCCAGACCTACTGGGACGGGGTGGAACGTCGCATTACGGGGCAGCGCGAGCTCGTGCACCACCTCCGGGCCAGCATCCTCGGAGGCGACCACCGATTTGCGGGGTACGAGGTCCGCGTGCGCGACGTGGCGGAGCAGCTCGTGCTCACCGAGTGCAGCCGCGTGCGGCGGGAGGAGCTGGAGGGCTGGGCGGACGAGGTGAAGCGGCGGCTGACGAGCGCGGCGCGGGCGTACGGCGGGCCGAGCGCAGAGCTGTTCGTCGTCTTCCACGGACCCGTCACCAAGGACAACGACGGACCCGTCGAAGTGTGCGTGCCGATCCGCTACGCCCCCGCTACCCACGCCGATGCGACGATCCGTCGCGAACCCGCCCACCGCGAGGCGTACACGACGATCACCAAAGCCCAGTTCGACATGCCGCAGATCCTCTCCGCCTACGAAGCCGTCCAGCGGTGGATCGACGACCACGGACTGACCCGGACCGGACCCGGCCGGGAGGTCTACATCGCCGGGATGGACGTCGACGCTTCCGACCTCGACGACCAGCTGTGTCACGTGGCCTACCCGATCGGGTGAGTCGCCTCCCCGAGTCTGTTCAGCCGTCCGGCAACAGCTCGGCGATCATGCGGTGCCCCTCCCGCTCGAAGGCCTCGTCGCCGACCTGGTAGGCCCACGCCGCGGTTCCGATCGCGTAGCGAACCCGGGTACGGCACCATGCCGCGGGCTCCCGCGGATCCCGGCCGTATCCGTCCAGGAACGCGTCCTCGAGGGACGGATCTGACCGAAACTGCCGGGTGGCCAGCTGAACGAGGTCCGTGAGGGCAGGGCGCAGGTCGGCCCTCCCGAAGTCGATCGCGCTCACCGTACCCTCGTGCACGAGCCAGTTGCGGGGCTGCCAGTCACCATGGTTCGGCACCAGCGAGCTTGCCTCCGTGGGCCACGACTCGATTGTCTCCCGCAGACGCGCGGCGACGTCGGGGGCGATGCGGTGCGGTCTGTTCAGCCACGCGAGTGACTTCGCATTCTCCCGCGCCTCGAACTCCTCGTCCTCGACCGATTGCTGGTCATGCAACTGCGCCAGCATCAGGCCGGCCTGGCGGTAGGTTTCCGGCTCGCGTTCGTGGGTGCTTCCTTGTACGAGTTCGCCAGGCAGGTAACGGGTCACCAACAGTTTGGCGTCGGCGTCTGCGTACACGAGGTCCGGCGCTCGTCCTTGGGATGTCCAAGGCCGCAGCCAGTTGCGATGCGCCCGTAGCTCACGTGCCAGGTGGTGGTCCTTGTCGTCGCCCGCCTTGGCGATGTACCGGACGTCGTTGTGGCGCAGCTCGAGCACGACCGTTCCGACCAGTCCCCAACTGTGGTCTCGAACCACCTCCGCGCCGGGCAGCCAACGCTCCAACAGGTGGCGCTGCTGCTGTGAGAGTTGAGCACCCGAAGTCATCCGGGAAGCCTAGAACAGACTGAGGATGAGCGAGCCGACGCTGTGCAGCGGTCTGCGACGGGGTTGGCGCAGCTGCCGCTCGACCCGGCGAGGGGTTGGTTGCGCCGGACCAGGTGCGCAAGTTGAAGTTGACGTCAGATTCTCTTGTGGACAAGCGGTTTCCGACGAGCGATGGCCGATCTTGTCGGGTAGAATCGAACGCGTGAGCGATGGCGGTGAGGGCTTCGGCGACGGCCACCTGGGTGGGGACCCGGGTGGTCGTCGGGTGCTGCCTGCTGGTTTCGCGGATTTGCCGGGTGGTCCGGAGTTGGCGGCGGCGATCGCCGCGGTGGACCTGGCGGCGTGTAACGGGTGGGAGTTGGAGGAGTACGTCAAGGGGACGCGGCGGATGGTTTGCTGGGCGGAGTCGGCCAGCCTGACGGGGGTGAACGAGCTGACCTACGCCGAGCCTGGTCTGCGTGATGAGCCGGCCGAGCGCAGTGACACCCCGGACCCGATGACGTCGGTGGTGCTGGAGCCGTTGCTGGGGTGGACCGGTTACCGGGCGGCTCAGTACGTGGGGATGGCCGCGGCCGTGTCCCGGCTCCCACGGGTGGGTGAGGCGTTGGCGGGCGGGCGGTTGGAGCTCAACGAGGTCCGCATCATCGTGGACCGGATCGCCGACGCCAAGCCGGACCTGTGGGGTGTGATCGAGGACGCCCTCTTCCCGAAGGTGCTGGAACTGCGCGGCGGACTACTTCGCGCGAAGGTGGAGGCGGAGGTGGTCAATGCCGACCCCGAAGCCGCCGCCAAACGCCACCGCGAAGCCCGCACCGGGCGCAACGTCGCGATCTGGCCCGCCGTCGACGGCGTCGCCGACCTCGCCATCCGCGGACTGTCCGCGGACCAGGCCGCGGAGGCGTACGGCTACATCGACGCCATCGCCCGCGCGGTCAAATCCTCCGGAGATTCCCGCAATCTGGGTCAGTTGCGTGCGCACGTGGCCTACTCCCTGCTCGCCGGCACCGCCGACATCACCGACTGCTCGGCGCCCAGGCAATCCGGCCAGCCGCAGGGTGAGACCAAGCAGAACCAGGCGGCGCAGAACCCGGCGGGGCAGAACCCGGCGGCGCAAGGCGAGGCGGCGCATGGCCTGCCTGGGCAGGAGCAGTCTGAGCAGGACGAGTCTGAGCAGTGCACCGCGGAGGGTGAGCCGCCGCAGGAACGCCCCGACAGCGAGCAGGACGACCCCGAGCCGGTCGACCCCGAGACGGATGACCCCGAGCCGGTCGACGGTGAGCAGTCGGCGAACGAGCAGGGCCAGAACGAGCAGCGCGAGAACGAGCAGGGCGGGCAGGGGCACTGTGGTGTTCACCGGTTCCCCGACCATGATCTGCACGACAGTTGGTGTGAGTGTGGCGACTGTTCTCCTGTGCCGGTCGCCACGTGCACGGTGTGCGGCGGCGCCGCGACGACCGGCGTTCCGGTCCATGACACCGCAGCTCACCATGCCGCCGACCGCGGCTCTGCCGGTGAGAGCGCGACGGAGTGCGACGTGGCCGGGGAGAACGTGGCCGGGGAGAACGTAGCCGGAAGCTCCGCAACCGGTGAGGGTGCGGCTTCGGTGACCGGACCTTCGGCCGCGGGTCAGATCCCGCAGCAGAACCGCCCAGCGGATGAGACGGCCGACCCGCCCGGTCCACCAGTTCCACCCGACCCGCCACCGGACAACTCGACACCACCACCACCACCGCCGTGGTCTTCCACGCAGCCGAGCTGGGGGCCGATCCGAACGCGCGCCAAGATCCAGCTGAACGTGCCGCTGACCACCCTGATGGGGTTGTCCGCCCGGCCCGGGGAACTCGGCGGGTTCGGACCCGTCATCACCGAGGTGGCCGAGCGGTTGGTGGCGAACAACCTCACCAACCCCGAAGCCAGATTCAGCGTCGGGGTCACCCATCCGGTCACGGGGCGGTTACTGCATCTGCATCCGATACCGGCCAGATTCCTGCGCGGACTCCAAGCCGAGCTGGTGGCTGCCCGCGACCAGCGCTGCGTATGGACGACGTGCAGAAGACCGGCGGCCACCTGTCACCTGGACCACAACACCGAACACGCCGACGGCGGGGAAACCGGCGTGGACAACATCACGCCACTGTGCCCGCGCCACCACAAGGCCAAAACCGAACGCGACTGGAAACTGAAGCAGACCGGGCCTGCCGAACACACCCTCACCGACCCCTTCGGCCGCAGCTACAGCAGCCGGGCGCCCTCCCTCACCGACCCGGCGACACCAACCGAGCCCACAACAGCCACCGGCGGCGCCCGAACGGCCAAGGATGACCTGCCGCCGTTCTGACGACGAGGCCCGATGTGCTCTTCGCACGCTCTGCGCTTCCGGGGTGGTCGGTGAGGACCCGCCGGCCGGCTGGCACGCCTGAACCAGCGCGTACACGGCAGACCGACGGCTCATCGACCAATCAGACGGGGGCAGCGGCCGGGCCGCAGGCCCTCTCCTGGTTTTGCAGCCCTGATCAGGTAGCGGTGGTTGTGCACCACGAGCGGGCCCTCATCACGGAGTCGGCGGTCGAGCTCCCGGAGCTTCGCGTCGTACCGGCGTAGGTCGAAGTCGGGGAGCACCCAGGACACCACGGTCAGCTGAAAGACCACTGCGGCGATGTCGTGGAAGGCGTAGGGCGCAAAGTCCTCCTGAGCGGTGAGGATCGAGAACCCCCGACTCACCGACGCAGCAAGGGTTTCGGCGAAGACATCGGTGTCCACGTCCTGCGACGGCGGGGCCCCGAGCGCGGCGTTGAGCTCCAGGTCGTTGCGTGTTCCGCCCTGCTGGGTAAGGAAGATCCCACCCGGCGACAACGCACGCCACACCTCGTCGACCGCGAACGCGCCGTGCCGGTTGAGGACGAGGTCGAACTCGCCGTCGGCAACCGGTAGCCGGTCTCCCTCCTGCGCCCGGCGTACGTCGACGCCCAGCGGTTCCAGGCGTTCGCGGGCAGCGAGCACGTTCGGCTCCCAGCCTTCGGTGGCGACGGTGTACGACGGGAGCGGGACCAGCGAGGCCAGCAGTTCCCCGCCGCCGGTGTCGAGGTCGAGTACGGCGGTGGAGCACGAGATCGCCTCGCGGGCAAGGTCCGGGTACGACCAGGAGAGCTCGCCGCCACTGGTCCGGTTCCGCAGGTAGGAGAAGTCCCACCCGCTCATCGCCTCGGCGGCGGCCAGTGCGTCGGCAACGAGGTCTTCGTAGGTGTCGGCCGCCTGGGCGGCGTCGACGGGTTCGGCTGAGGGGACAGCACGACGTGGGTCCATGGATGAAGGTCCTGTTCAGACGAAGGTACGAGGGCAAAGCAGGACGCGCCGACGGGAAAGTCGCCGTCGGCGCGGCGCCGGGGATCCTCGGCTGCGAACCGGGTCCAAGCGCGGAGCTAGCCGCTATCTCGCACGCCATCACCGTAGCGGACGCCGCAAGCCCTATTGGCTTGTCACTCGAGCACGCCCGAGGCGAACACGCGGCCGTCGAGGACCGGCAGTCGCTAACGTGCGGACATGACGCTGCCGGACCCCGTGCACGTGGGGCTCTGCCGAAGGCCGACCTTCACGTCCACCAGGAAGCCGCTCCACGACTGGACCGCGTACTCGCCCGAGGGCCGGGCAGAGCATCCTCACCTGCACGCTGAGGCGCTCGCGGTCTTCGCCGACCTCACCGTGCCGGCGGACTCCCTTGCCCACAAGGCCGACGCCTGCATCCGTGCGGCGGCGACGGCTTGGCCGGGGTGGACTTCATCGTCACGCCGTACGGCAGGCGGCCGGGGTGTGGGTCACGTTGGCCACCGACGATCCCGTCCAGGTGGGTACGACCATCGATGAGGAGTACGCCGCCGCCGCAACTCGAGGTTGACACCGGTCAGCTCCTGCGGATAACCACGGAACGCGGTGCGGGCCGCGTTCACCACGGCGGAGCGGCGTACGCTCAGGCGCCAGAATGCTCATCAGTTCGTCGGACACCCAACCACCGTTGAGGTACAGGACGTCGCACCGCACTCCTCCACACGAAGCCGACCTTCTCGTACGCGCGACGGGCACGGGGGTTGAAGTCGTAGACGTTCAGCGAGATCCGGTGCAGGCCGAGCTGTTCGAAACCGTGCGCCACCATCAGCCGCACCGCCTCGGTCCCCAGGCCGCGACCCTGCCCGGCGGCCACGAGCGCGATGCGGAGGTTGCAACCGCGGTTGGGCTCGTCCCATTCGTTCAGCACGACCTCGCCCACGCACGCGCCGTTGTACTGATCGACGACGGCGAGGTCCAGACGGTCCGGCTGCTCGTTCCGGCTGTGGACCGCAGAACGGTGGTGTCCTCGGCCAGGAAGCGGCGCAACCTCACCCGCTGTCCGACGACAGTGGCTTGGCGGAGACCGGGTCATGAACCAGCCACCGATCTCGATGGTGACCAGGGTGAGCAGGACCGCGCCGGCGATGATCCGGGAAGGGGTGGCCAGCGCAGGGACTCCATTGCGTACGACTCTCCTTGTGGATTGGGTTCTGCGATCGCGGAACGAGCGGGCTTCCGCGGTCAGCGGTGGGCCGGCGCCGACTCCTGGGTTGGCGCGTGACCTTGAAACGGCACGTCGGCGAGCGCGGCGTGGATGTTCGCCGGCAGGAGCAGGAGGAACAGTGCCGTCAGGCCGACCGCCGCGGTCCAGCACGTTCCGGCGACGACCAGGCCCACGGCGCCGCCCAGGAGTTCGAGCACCCGGTGAGATACACGGTCGCGTCCGCGAACGGCACCATCACCGAATGCTCGGTTGGCACCTGCGTTTCGGTCAGCCGACTGACCAGCGATCACTTCCTGACGGAAACACCCCGGCATACGCGACCGAGCGGTCGCGCGCCGGCCACCCGGCGCACACGACGTTTCACGGTCAAGGGTGCCGACGACCAGAACCGGCGCAAACCCGGCCAATTGGGGACAACCAGGCGCTTTCCGCGCTCAGAACCTGAACACTTGGCCACGGCAGTACCACGTTGTAACGAATTGCTGCAGTCGAAGAAAGCAGGAGACGACAGGATGTTGGACAGGCGCACATTCCTCTACGGCGCGGGCCTCACCGCCGGCGCCGTGACGCTCGGCGCGTGCTCCTCGGGTGGTGGTGAGCAGGCCGCAGAACCCAAGGCGAGCAAGTCGGCGGCAAGTTCGGGCAAGGGGTCGGAGCGCAAGCCGCTCTCGCCGCCGAAGAAGCTCACCGAGGCGCCGATGCTGGCCGACCAGGTGAAGGCCGGCAAGCTTCCCGAGTTGGCGAAGCGCATCCCGTCCAGCCCGTACGTCGTTCCGCACAGGTGGCTGGAGCCGGCGAAGTACGGCGGCAACCTCAACATCCTCGTCCCGGAGACCAACGACCTGCAGATCCTGGAGTACATGTACGGCCACTCCCTGCTGCGGTTCCTCAACGACGCACTGGACATCGGCCCGGGTCTGGTGGAGAGCTTCGAGTCCAACGCGGACGCCTCGGAGTGGACCCTGCACTTCCGCAAGGGCCTGCGCTGGTCGGACGGGCACCCGTGGACCACCGCGGACATCATGTTCTGGTGGGAGGACATGGTCCTCAACACCGAGCACACGGAGGTTCCGCCCGACGAGGCGCGCTCGGGCAAGGGCACGGTCATGAAGATGACCGCGCCGGACGACAACACCCTCGTGCTCACCTACGACGCACCCGCGCCGCTCACGCCGATCCGGCTGGCGGGGTATGTCAACCGTGGTAACGGTTCCACCTGGATGGAGCCCAAGCACTACCTGAAGCAGTACCACCCGCGCTACAACAAGTCCGTCTCGAAGAACTGGGCCAGCGCGGACGGGGAGTTCGAGAAGAAGCGCAACCAGGTGCAGACTCCCGGCTGCCCCGTCATGACCGGCTGGGTGCTGAAGTCCTACAAGGAAGGCCGCACGGCCGTCTGGGAACGCAATCCCTACTACTGGGTCGTCGACCGGGAGGGCCGCCAGCTGCCCAACGTCGACCAGATCACGTTCCGCGCCAACAAGGACGTCGAGGTCGGCAAGCTGCAGATCCAGCAGGGCAAGGTCGACTACGTGCACGGGCCGTTCACCGGGCTGACGCTCGGGGATGTGTCGGGCTTCAAGCAGACCGAGAAGCGCAGCGGGATGGACACCTTCTTCTGGGACAGCGGAACCGGCACCGGTTCGATGTTCTTCTTCAACTACGACTACGAGGACCCGAAGATGCGGGCCCTCATCCGCAAGCCGAAGTTTCGCCAGGCGCTGTCACACGCGTTCCGGCGCGAGGACGCCCGCAAGCAGATCTACTTCAACACCGGTGAGCTCTCCACCGGGACGATGAGCCCGAAGGCCGGAGAGTACCAGTCGGGTGCCGAGGGCCAGAAGATCTACAAGCAGTGGCGCGACTCCTACGTGAAGTACGACCCGGCCAAGGCGAAAGCGCTCCTTGACGAGCTCGGTGTCAAGGACACCAACGGCGACGGTAAGCGGGAGATGCCCGACGGCAGCCCGCTGGCGATCCGCCTGGACTTTCCCGCCGACGCCGGTGACGAGCACCAGCAGAAGAACAACATGCTCAAGCGGGACTGGGAAGCCGTCGGGCTGACGGTCAAACTCAACCCGGTCGCACCCGAAGGCTACGGCGATCAGTGGGCCAACGGCCGGCTTGCCTCGCAGTGCGCATGGGAGGTCAGCAACGGACCCGACCACTTCGCCCAGGTCGCCTGGCTGGTGCCGGTCGAGTCCAGCCGGTGGGCTCCGCTGGAAGGGCAGATGTTCAACATGCGCGGAACGGCGGCGGAGAAGGAGCAGCTCGACGTCGACCCGTTCAAGCGCACACCGCCCCGGATGGCACCGGAGAAGGGCGGCCCGATCGACCGGCTGTGGAAGCTGTACGACCAGGCCAAGCTGGAGCCGGACGAGATCAAGCGGCGCCAACTCGCCTTCCAGATGGTGAAGATCCACATCGACGAGGGCCCGTTCTTCATGGGCACGATCGCCAACACCCCGGCGGTCATGCTGGCCCACAAGGATCTGCGCAACGTTCCCCGCAAGGAGAACCTCACCCAGGGCGGCTTCGTCAACCCGTGGCAGCACCCCACGCCCGCGGTGTACGACCCGGAGACGTACTTCTGGCAGAACCCCGACAAGCACACCACCTGAGACACCGATTGACGGCGGCCACGTGGCCGGGCCTCCCGCCGGGGCCCGGCCACATGGCCTTCGGCCTCCAAAGTCGGGCGTTCTGGCTGCGTCCTCGCAGGGCCCGAGGACCGCAGACTGCTGCCATGAACTCCCTCGTCAGGCAGATCCTGCGGCTGTGGGACGAGCCGATCGTGGACTGGGCGGCGGCCGAGACCGCCTTCCGCGCGGTGTACGCCGACCCGGTGGTGGTCAACGACGTCAAGCTGGCCGTGACCGACCTGGTGCGCCGGGCGCTGGCGCTGCAGGAGACCTACGAAGGCCGTACGACGGACATCATCGAGACGTTCGAGTCCGACGGGCGGATCGCGCTGGCGGTCCGGATGCGGGGACGGCACGTGGGCGCGCTGGCCACCCCGCTCGGCCCGGTCGCACCGACGGGGCGGATGGTGGAGATCCGCGTGATCGACCTGCTCACCGTGTCCGGCGGCCGGGTCACCGCGGTCACCACGCTGTCGGACGAACTCGGCCTGCTCCGCCAGCTCGACGCCGTGGCCCTCATCTGAGCCTTGCCAGGCGGTTCGAGCTCTACAGGGCGTCCCAGTCGAGCACCGGCGCGGCCAGGTCGCGGATCGAGGCCAGCAGCCCGAGCCGGGCGGCGCGTACCGCCTGGTCGTCGGCCATCACCAGCACCGCGTCGAAGAACGCGTTGACCGGGCCGACCAGCCCGCCCACCGCGTCCGCGAACTCCGCCAGGGTGTAGTCCGCCCCCAGCGCGTCGGCGACCTTGCCCAGCTCCTGGTGCAGCGCCAGCTCCTCCGGCTCGGTCAGCGCGGCCGGGTCGTAGGCGCCGGCCACGTCGCCCGGCACGATTCGCCGCACCCGCTGCAGCGCCGCCACCACGTCGGCGAACGCCGGGTCGGACGTACGCCGGGAAAGCTCCCGCAGCGTCTGGTCGGCCAGCGCCGGCGTCCCCGCCAGCGGCAGCACCGCCTGCACGTGGGTGTACTCGTGCCCGGCGTCGAGCAACTGCTGTTCGTACCGCCGTACGACGAACTCAGCGGCGTCGGCCAGCGCCTTGTCCGGCACCTCGACGCCCTGCGCCCGGATCCGCTCGGCGGCCACCGCCAGCCCGCGCTCGACCGTCACCGCGGCGAGGTCGGCCCGGTCACGCAGAATGCTGACCACGCCCAGCGCGGCCCGCCGCAACGCGAACGGGTCGGAGCTTCCGGTCGGGTTGGCACCGACCGCGAACAGGCCGGCCAGCAGGTCCAGCCGGTCCCCCAGCGCCAGCAGGGCGCCCGGGAGGGTCGCCGGCAGCGGGCCGCCGGCGGTGCGGGGCAACTCCATGTCGTACAGCGCCTGAGCGACCGCCTCGGTCTCCCCGGCGCGCCGGGCGTACTCCCGGGCCATCGTCCCGGCCAGCGAGGTCAGCTCCACGACCATCTGCGAGGCCAGGTCGAACTTCGTCAGCTCACCCGCCCTGGCCAGCGTGGTCGCGGCGTCACCGGTCACCGACACCAGCTCACCGAGTCGGTCCGCGACCGCGGCGATCCGGTCGGCGCGCTCGGCCATCGAGCCGAGGCGGTTCTCGAACGCCAGCTTGGCCAGCCCTGCCCGGTGCTGCTCCGGCGGCACCTCCAGGTCGGCCCGCCAGAAGAACGCCGCGTCCTCGTACCTCGCCCGCAGCACCGCCTCGTTGCCGGCCCGCACCACGTCGGCGTCGCAGGAGCCGTCGGCGACCGCGACGAAGTGCGGCAGCAGCGTGCCGT comes from the Actinopolymorpha sp. NPDC004070 genome and includes:
- a CDS encoding ABC transporter substrate-binding protein, whose translation is MLDRRTFLYGAGLTAGAVTLGACSSGGGEQAAEPKASKSAASSGKGSERKPLSPPKKLTEAPMLADQVKAGKLPELAKRIPSSPYVVPHRWLEPAKYGGNLNILVPETNDLQILEYMYGHSLLRFLNDALDIGPGLVESFESNADASEWTLHFRKGLRWSDGHPWTTADIMFWWEDMVLNTEHTEVPPDEARSGKGTVMKMTAPDDNTLVLTYDAPAPLTPIRLAGYVNRGNGSTWMEPKHYLKQYHPRYNKSVSKNWASADGEFEKKRNQVQTPGCPVMTGWVLKSYKEGRTAVWERNPYYWVVDREGRQLPNVDQITFRANKDVEVGKLQIQQGKVDYVHGPFTGLTLGDVSGFKQTEKRSGMDTFFWDSGTGTGSMFFFNYDYEDPKMRALIRKPKFRQALSHAFRREDARKQIYFNTGELSTGTMSPKAGEYQSGAEGQKIYKQWRDSYVKYDPAKAKALLDELGVKDTNGDGKREMPDGSPLAIRLDFPADAGDEHQQKNNMLKRDWEAVGLTVKLNPVAPEGYGDQWANGRLASQCAWEVSNGPDHFAQVAWLVPVESSRWAPLEGQMFNMRGTAAEKEQLDVDPFKRTPPRMAPEKGGPIDRLWKLYDQAKLEPDEIKRRQLAFQMVKIHIDEGPFFMGTIANTPAVMLAHKDLRNVPRKENLTQGGFVNPWQHPTPAVYDPETYFWQNPDKHTT
- a CDS encoding class I SAM-dependent methyltransferase yields the protein MDPRRAVPSAEPVDAAQAADTYEDLVADALAAAEAMSGWDFSYLRNRTSGGELSWSYPDLAREAISCSTAVLDLDTGGGELLASLVPLPSYTVATEGWEPNVLAARERLEPLGVDVRRAQEGDRLPVADGEFDLVLNRHGAFAVDEVWRALSPGGIFLTQQGGTRNDLELNAALGAPPSQDVDTDVFAETLAASVSRGFSILTAQEDFAPYAFHDIAAVVFQLTVVSWVLPDFDLRRYDAKLRELDRRLRDEGPLVVHNHRYLIRAAKPGEGLRPGRCPRLIGR
- a CDS encoding GNAT family protein, with amino-acid sequence MTRSPPSHCRRTAGEVAPLPGRGHHRSAVHSRNEQPDRLDLAVVDQYNGACVGEVVLNEWDEPNRGCNLRIALVAAGQGRGLGTEAVRLMVAHGFEQLGLHRISLNVYDFNPRARRAYEKVGFVWRSAVRRPVPQRWLGVRRTDEHSGA
- a CDS encoding MerR family transcriptional regulator, giving the protein MSTRPQRSVDSSPDELLTIGAFARRSGLSMKALRLYDRCGLLKPADVDPGNGYRRYHASQLFTARLIEMLRWVDMPLTDIAEVVSAPGERGAEILQTYWDGVERRITGQRELVHHLRASILGGDHRFAGYEVRVRDVAEQLVLTECSRVRREELEGWADEVKRRLTSAARAYGGPSAELFVVFHGPVTKDNDGPVEVCVPIRYAPATHADATIRREPAHREAYTTITKAQFDMPQILSAYEAVQRWIDDHGLTRTGPGREVYIAGMDVDASDLDDQLCHVAYPIG
- a CDS encoding DUF222 domain-containing protein, with product MSDGGEGFGDGHLGGDPGGRRVLPAGFADLPGGPELAAAIAAVDLAACNGWELEEYVKGTRRMVCWAESASLTGVNELTYAEPGLRDEPAERSDTPDPMTSVVLEPLLGWTGYRAAQYVGMAAAVSRLPRVGEALAGGRLELNEVRIIVDRIADAKPDLWGVIEDALFPKVLELRGGLLRAKVEAEVVNADPEAAAKRHREARTGRNVAIWPAVDGVADLAIRGLSADQAAEAYGYIDAIARAVKSSGDSRNLGQLRAHVAYSLLAGTADITDCSAPRQSGQPQGETKQNQAAQNPAGQNPAAQGEAAHGLPGQEQSEQDESEQCTAEGEPPQERPDSEQDDPEPVDPETDDPEPVDGEQSANEQGQNEQRENEQGGQGHCGVHRFPDHDLHDSWCECGDCSPVPVATCTVCGGAATTGVPVHDTAAHHAADRGSAGESATECDVAGENVAGENVAGSSATGEGAASVTGPSAAGQIPQQNRPADETADPPGPPVPPDPPPDNSTPPPPPPWSSTQPSWGPIRTRAKIQLNVPLTTLMGLSARPGELGGFGPVITEVAERLVANNLTNPEARFSVGVTHPVTGRLLHLHPIPARFLRGLQAELVAARDQRCVWTTCRRPAATCHLDHNTEHADGGETGVDNITPLCPRHHKAKTERDWKLKQTGPAEHTLTDPFGRSYSSRAPSLTDPATPTEPTTATGGARTAKDDLPPF
- a CDS encoding ester cyclase, which produces MNSLVRQILRLWDEPIVDWAAAETAFRAVYADPVVVNDVKLAVTDLVRRALALQETYEGRTTDIIETFESDGRIALAVRMRGRHVGALATPLGPVAPTGRMVEIRVIDLLTVSGGRVTAVTTLSDELGLLRQLDAVALI
- a CDS encoding phosphotransferase, producing MTSGAQLSQQQRHLLERWLPGAEVVRDHSWGLVGTVVLELRHNDVRYIAKAGDDKDHHLARELRAHRNWLRPWTSQGRAPDLVYADADAKLLVTRYLPGELVQGSTHEREPETYRQAGLMLAQLHDQQSVEDEEFEARENAKSLAWLNRPHRIAPDVAARLRETIESWPTEASSLVPNHGDWQPRNWLVHEGTVSAIDFGRADLRPALTDLVQLATRQFRSDPSLEDAFLDGYGRDPREPAAWCRTRVRYAIGTAAWAYQVGDEAFEREGHRMIAELLPDG
- a CDS encoding transglutaminase-like domain-containing protein, coding for MLTTDPTLDFYLEPGRMTSPGRYREVFDGLPRDLGALARVGHGLLVHEHIAPAYGLTLTDEQRGPVHIRPVEQLLERLLADDDSPLTAPRPPERRLAGNCRHFTVLMVAMLRHQGVPARARCGFGGYFPTEAYEDHWVCEYWHARGGRWALLDAQIDDVQRGIFPIDFDVTDVPRERFLVAGDAWARCRAGDADPAKFGLTGLDEFGAWWIAGNLVRDVAALNNLEMLPWDDWGAMPGPDEEIPGEWIALYDRLATLTASPDAGFEELRAAFRSDDRVRVPQTVRNAVLNRSESL